A region of Argentina anserina chromosome 5, drPotAnse1.1, whole genome shotgun sequence DNA encodes the following proteins:
- the LOC126796351 gene encoding nucleoside diphosphate kinase 3-like, with amino-acid sequence MSSQLFRSASRAARSFLSAPKTTSRFFFSEGQAVATAAAVTLRGKVPAFASNFGRAGSENASWISAALAVPAAAYMLLDQEVHAAEFERTFIAIKPDGVQRGLISEIIARFERKGFKLVGIKVVVPSKDFAQKHYHDLSERPFFNGLCDFLSSGPVIAMVWEGEGVIKYGRKLIGATDPQKSEPGTIRGDLAVVVGRNIIHGSDGPETAKDEINLWFKPNELVSYTSNSEKWLYGNN; translated from the exons ATGAGCTCTCAACTTTTCAGATCCGCTTCCAGAGCTGCCAGGTCCTTCCTCTCTGCCCCCAAGACCACCTCTCGCTTCTTCTTCTCCG AAGGACAAGCTGTAGCGACTGCTGCAGCTGTAACTTTACGTGGAAAGGTGCCTGCTTTTGCTTCAAATTTTGGAAGAGCTGGTTCTGAAAATGCATCTTGGATTTCAGCAGCCCTTGCTGTTCCTGCTGCAG CTTACATGCTCCTGGACCAGGAGGTTCATGCTGCCGAG TTTGAGCGCACCTTCATTGCTATTAAGCCTGATGGAGTTCAAAGAGGACTG ATTTCAGAAATCATAGCTCGATTTGAGAGGAAGGGATTTAAACTTGTAGGCATTAAAGTAGTTGTTCCTTCAAAAGATTTCGCACAGAAGCATTATCATGATCTATCTGAAAGACCATTCTTTAATGGCCTTTGCGACTTCCTTAGCTCTGGTCCTGTTATTGCAATG GTCTGGGAAGGAGAAGGTGTAATCAAGTATGGCCGGAAACTCATTGGAGCTACAGACCCACAAAAGTCAGAACCAGGAACTATTAGAGGTGATCtagctgttgttgttggaAG AAATATCATTCACGGTAGTGATGGTCCGGAGACTGCCAAAGATGAAATCAACCTGTGGTTCAAACCTAATGAGTTGGTTAGCTACACCAGCAATTCGGAGAAGTGGTTGTATGGAAACAATTAG